The following proteins come from a genomic window of Macadamia integrifolia cultivar HAES 741 chromosome 14, SCU_Mint_v3, whole genome shotgun sequence:
- the LOC122061346 gene encoding NADPH-dependent aldehyde reductase-like protein, chloroplastic produces the protein MAAVEATKPLQDRVAIITGASRGIGRAVAHHVASLGAKVVLNYTSSSSSSHANLLAAEINNPRSAPSSHHLRAVSFQADVSDPAHVVALFDHAEQTFQTQPHILIHVAGVVDSKYPTLSNTAVEDFDSTFNVNTRGTFLCCREAANRLVRGGGGRIICFSSSLVGALRPGYSAYAASKAAVETMIKILAKELKGTGITANCVAPGPIATDMFFAGKTEEIIQRVIDECPLSRLGETKDVSPIVGFLASDAGEWINGQVIRANGGYV, from the coding sequence ATGGCTGCCGTTGAAGCAACGAAGCCCCTTCAAGACCGAGTGGCCATCATCACCGGCGCCTCCCGGGGGATTGGCCGCGCCGTCGCCCACCACGTTGCCTCCCTGGGCGCAAAAGTCGTCCTCAACTACACCTCCAGCTCTAGCTCCTCCCACGCCAACCTCCTCGCCGCCGAAATCAACAATCCCAGATCCGCCCCTTCTTCCCACCATCTAAGGGCCGTCTCCTTCCAAGCCGACGTATCCGATCCTGCCCACGTCGTAGCCCTCTTCGACCACGCCGAGCAGACCTTCCAAACCCAACCTCATATTCTCATCCACGTCGCCGGCGTGGTCGACTCCAAATACCCCACCCTATCCAACACCGCCGTCGAAGACTTCGACTCCACCTTCAACGTTAACACCCGTGGAACCTTCCTTTGCTGTCGGGAAGCAGCAAATCGGTTGGTTCGCGGCGGTGGGGGTCGGATTATATGCTTCTCATCCTCCTTGGTTGGAGCGCTCAGGCCTGGGTATTCAGCTTATGCTGCGTCCAAGGCGGCGGTCGAGACGATGATAAAGATATTAGCGAAAGAACTTAAGGGGACTGGCATCACTGCCAATTGTGTGGCGCCGGGTCCTATAGCGACGGACATGTTCTTTGCAGGGAAGACCGAAGAGATTATACAAAGGGTGATTGATGAGTGCCCTCTGAGTCGACTTGGTGAGACCAAAGACGTTTCTCCGATTGTCGGATTCTTGGCCAGCGATGCCGGCGAGTGGATTAATGGACAGGTGATTCGGGCTAACGGCGGTTATGTATAA
- the LOC122060776 gene encoding TATA-box-binding protein-like: MQPQHRRACSSTGEEAAVETDNNEDEEGSFFNLEFAIPDEEDGEGRDDHKNPSVVDEEDDGDSLTGIDGEKEFKSMLSSGSSSGRTDLNLSLSPSGDLFLKGRLVPFDPSSLAAKFRYSLWGWTCGAGDSWLTHIKGLFLATLPAAPPPRPMPQILLKTLDERLPAVCEAFVVLMVCTGAKSEQESKLAARKYARIIQKLGFPAKFKDFKIQNIVGSCDVKFPIRLEGLAYSHGAFSSYEPELFPGLIYRMKQPKIVLLIFVSGKIVLTGAKVRDETYTAFENIYPVLTEFRKSQQ, encoded by the exons ATGCAGCCACAACATCGAAGAGCTTGCTCAAGTACTGGAGAGGAGGCTGCGGTTGAAACAGACAACAACGAAGACGAAGAAGGGTCATTTTTTAACTTGGAGTTTGCGATTCCTGATGAAGAAGACGGTGAAGGCAGAGATGACCACAAGAACCCCAGTGTAGTTGACGAGGAAGATGATGGAGATTCCTTGACAGGAATAGATGGAGAAAAAGAGTTCAAATCCATGCTGTCTTCTGGGTCGAGCAGTGGCAGAACGGACCTGAATCTCTCGCTTTCCCCTTCTGGTGATCTCTTCCTCAAAGGAAGGCTTGTGCCTTTCGATCCATCATCACTTGCTGCCAAGTTCCGCTATTCACTTTGGG GTTGGACGTGTGGGGCAGGTGACTCATGGCTGACTCATATTAAG GGACTCTTTCTGGCAACTCTCCCTGCAGCACCCCCCCCGAGGCCTATGCCTCAAATCCTTCTGAAAACATTGGATGAGAGGTTACCTGCTGTTTGCGAAGCTTTTGTAGTCCTTATG GTCTGTACTGGAGCCAAGAGTGAACAAGAGTCAAAATTGGCAGCAAGAAAG TATGCTCGAATAATTCAGAAACTTGGTTTTCCTGCGAAGTTTAAg GACTTCAAAATTCAGAACATTGTTGGCTCCTGTGATGTGAAATTTCCCATTAGGCTTGAAGGTCTTGCATATTCTCATGGTGCCTTTTCCAGT TATGAACCAGAGCTCTTCCCTGGCCTAATCTACCGGATGAAACAACCAAAGATTGTTCTGCTCATATTCGTGTCTGGAAAAATTGTTCTCACAGGGGCTAAG GTTAGAGATGAAACTTACACTGCCTTTGAGAACATATACCCAGTTCTTACAGAGTTCAGGAAAAGCCAGCAATG